The sequence agAACTGTAAATAAAGTTTCTTACAGTTGCTATATACACTATGATAGAACAATAGTGCGAAATGAGGAAAGGGGAATGAATGATGAGCCAACAAAAAAGATtgtaaatgataaattaaaatttacaatattGTGCTTTAGTCCTGAAGAATttttacgaaaaaataaagacagTATTATGTTTAGTAAACCTATTAAGGGTACAATCGAAAGAGGAAAAACAGAAGAAGAcgataatattttaaaagataaactatttaatgataaaaaggAGAGATCAGAAAACTTAATGATTGTAGACCTAACAACAAATGACTTCAACCGAATATGCGAACGGGACACTGTAAAAGTAGtgaaattatttcatatagaAACGTATACATTTCTTCATCAAATGGTATCTAAAATTACAGGAAAAATCAAACACGACAAAACGTTTGCCGATGctatcattaatattttcccCGGTGGATCTATGACTGGCTCCCCAAAATTTATTTCCATGTCCATCTTACAAAAGTACAAATAAGGCAACAGTCGCCCGCAAACGGGTTCATGTGAGCCCGGCTCAACATGTTTATACGAGCATATGTACGGACGTATGTACGTGAGTGTATGGATGTATGTTTGTGTGTACGTATGCGCGTAGCTCGCACAGCTGCACATGCTCTCACCCCCATTTCGCATAAGTGTTATCTAATCACCTACACCACTTCACATTCGTACACCCATCTTTTGTGCCCACATTTACAGCATCGAAAACACACCCAGGGGTATATACTCTGGTTCCATCGGCTTCATTTCTATCCAAGggaatttcatttttaacatAGTTATTCGGACGgctataataaaaaatgacaatGTACTTTTACATATGCAGCTTTTGCGACGAATAAGATGAACAGAAatgcaaataaaaagaataataaaaataaaaatacgaataaaaagacgaaaaaaaataaattaaaatatacgaATAAAAATGCATCCTTCGACACATGCTTTTTGTTAATCCTCCCTTTTTTGAAGATTTCTATAGGAGCCGGCGGGGCCATCACAATAAAAAGCGACGAAAAGGAAGAATACAACGAAATGCTCTTAAAATTTATGAGTATAGCACGCCCAATTAGGTACGTTTAGCAAATTACATTTACGCACACTTAAaggcatacatatatacatatgcgtacatgtacatgcatacgtacatgtacatgcatacgtacatgttcaaacatacgtacatgttcaaacatacgtacatgttcaaacatacgtacatgttcaaacatacgtacatgttCAAACATACGTACATGATCAAACATACGAACATGTTCaaacatacgtacatgtgcatattatatataccttttttttccatttttcatcAATTTACCCGAACAGTTACTATTTAAAAGAGCGTCACAGTGCTGAAGTGGAATACAGGCTCTAGATATTTCAAGATATATTTCAAGTTTTATGTACGTTTTAATTCAAGATATATTTCAAGTTTTATGTACGTTTTAATTCAAGATATATTTCAAGTTTTATGTACGTTTTAATTCAAGATATATTTCAAGTTTTTGTATGTTTTAATTCAAGatttatttcaaattttatttttacttttttttttttttgttttttccccTATTCCTTTTACTTGTGTACCCCCCAAAATTTACCTACTGGCTCGGAATTCGCCTTATCTCTGAAAACGCCATGTAGAGCTATAATAAGAGGAGGAAGGGGGGTGATCATCATACTAAGCTTCTTCACTTTAccatacaaaaatattagaacatttaaaaaaaatattgcacCACCTATTGTATACGATGCCTCCAGCTTTACTTATGCtagagaatatatatatatttttttttaattaggAATTTTACGGCAGacattacatatgtatattacttaatttaaaaaaagtttatgcgctaaaaatataactgttAAGTGTAAAGTGAATATGTATAGGGGTAgagaagcaaaataaaataataaagtaaccTTGAAATACAATTATGACActataaacatttaaaagGATATAAAACGCATGCAAACATAGCGATGataacatatgtatacataagtacacatatatatatatatactatttttagCGGTTAAcacatttaatttaatagGCATGTTGCAAATAACGTTTTAACTTCAACTTCATTTTGACGTTTACTTCAATTTTGACTTCAAttttaaagtataaaaaaaaaaaaaaaaaatttattttcgaGTATATCATAATTCCGCAAAAACATTATCACGATATCGTAATATAACATCCTTTAActtgtattaataaaaataggagctaaacaattaaaaaaaaaagaacataaaataaaactaaaaaaattaaaataaaaaaaatatttaaaataaataaaacaaatagaaatctttattatattctaaataaaataaattgtacGCAAGGCACATATAGCTTCACTGAAAGCATAATTATTACTCtaacaaaaatattgttttaaaggggaaaaaaaaatcaagtAAGATTAATGAGTATCATTGGGGGCATGTGAATATGTACCTGCCTGCATTTTTGCGAGTTGCGTACATCTGcatgtacgtacatacaatacgtacatatgtgtatacatatatatgtacacctGTATgtacatcttttttttatgtgagTACACTTCTTATCAACGCTCACACATTCCCGcgtactattttttttttttttttccttatgtAGAGCGAAAATGTTGGGTAAGAAACTAAGCATAACGGATGTAAAGGAtttaaagaacaaaaaaattttggtAAGAGTGGATTTTAACGTACCTATAGaaaatggaataataaaagataacACAAGAATTAAGGCAACACTGCCaacaattaattatttaaaaaaggaaggaGCTTCAAAAATCATTTTAATATCCCATTGTGGTAGACCTGATGGAATGAAAAATAGCAAGTATACCTTAAGACCAGTTGCTGATAATTTGAAGACTTTATTAGGAGAAgaagtattatttttgaatGACTGTGTAGGagaagaaatagaaaaagaaataagcAAAGCAAAGGATAACTCagttattttattagaaaatttaaGGTTTCATATTGAAGAAGAAGGAAAAGGAATAGATAAGGatggaaataaaataaaagcaaataAAGATGATGTggaaaaatttcaaaatgaTTTGACAAAATTAGgggatatatttattaatgatgCATTTGGTACAGCACATAGAGCTCATAGTAGTATGGTAGGAGTCAAATTAGACATTAAAGCATCTggttttttaatgaaaaaagaattagaATATTTTAGTAAAGCATTAGAAAATCCACAGAGACCATTACTAGCTATTTTAGGTGGAGCTAAAGTTTCTGATAAGAtacaattaataaaaaatctaTTAGATAGAGTAGATAGAATGATTATAGGTGGCGGTATGgcttatacatttaaatatgttttaaataatatgaaaattggGAAGTCCTTATTTGATGAAGCAGGTAGTAAAATAGTAGGTGAAATTATGCAAAaggcaaaaaataaaaatgtccAAATTATTCTACCAGTAGATTTTAAAATAGCTGATAACTTTGACAACAATGCGAATACCAAAATTGTTACAGATGAAGAGGGAATTGAAGATAATTGGATGGGATTAGATGCAGGTAATAAAagtatagaaaaatataaagatataattttaacttCAAAAACTATTATTTGGAATGGACCTCAAGGTGTTTTTGAAATGCCGAATTTTGCTAAAGGCAGTATTGAATGTTTAAAGCTAGTTGTTGAAGCTACTAAGAAAGGtgctattactattgttgGAGGAGGTGATACTGCTTCCCTAGTTGAACAACAACAAATGAAAGATGAAGTTAGTCATGTTTCAACTGGAGGAGGAGCATCTCTAGAACTTTTAGAAGGGAAGGAATTGCCAGGAGTAGTTGCCTTATCAGACAAATGATTTAGTGTGAGCCAGTTTCCCTATCCGCATGGTTACATGCGTcgtgtattattatatgcgcatatatatgcgtttgtgtatgcatatatatatatatatatgtatgtgcgaacatgtgtacatatgtgggCCCTTTTTGCACATGCATATGTGCTCCATGCGTTTTTGCTTAACTTTTTCGAAGGAACTCCGCCAAAACTGTTGAACTTACAATGTGTGTGTGATTTACCATTTTTCATAGTAACATCgttgataataaaaaaaaaaaaaaaaaaaaaaatttatttcattggTCGAACAATGCTTCCTGCGAGATGTTCGCTTTTATAAGGTTATAATCACTTGAGGTGAAAACGAAATACGAAATAGTCTTGAACTGGTTGCGAATAGCATGAGCATGCGtccatatatgtatgtgtattcATGTATACGTATCGAAATAAGTGCAAGATAAATTTTATGCGGATGACAAGACGTCTAAATGAGGGAGgggggaaaataaaaaaataaagtaaaatgaa comes from Plasmodium malariae genome assembly, chromosome: 7 and encodes:
- the PGK gene encoding phosphoglycerate kinase, putative yields the protein MLGKKLSITDVKDLKNKKILVRVDFNVPIENGIIKDNTRIKATLPTINYLKKEGASKIILISHCGRPDGMKNSKYTLRPVADNLKTLLGEEVLFLNDCVGEEIEKEISKAKDNSVILLENLRFHIEEEGKGIDKDGNKIKANKDDVEKFQNDLTKLGDIFINDAFGTAHRAHSSMVGVKLDIKASGFLMKKELEYFSKALENPQRPLLAILGGAKVSDKIQLIKNLLDRVDRMIIGGGMAYTFKYVLNNMKIGKSLFDEAGSKIVGEIMQKAKNKNVQIILPVDFKIADNFDNNANTKIVTDEEGIEDNWMGLDAGNKSIEKYKDIILTSKTIIWNGPQGVFEMPNFAKGSIECLKLVVEATKKGAITIVGGGDTASLVEQQQMKDEVSHVSTGGGASLELLEGKELPGVVALSDK